A single genomic interval of Pectinophora gossypiella chromosome 22, ilPecGoss1.1, whole genome shotgun sequence harbors:
- the LOC126377157 gene encoding uncharacterized protein LOC126377157, which yields MGSLPLDRVNVTRPFQIVGTDYAGPFNVKQTRIRNPVITKAYVVIFICFITKAIHIELASDMTTNTFLSCFKRFISRRNKPTKVYCDNGSYYKGADNVLRELYNLLNSTGHQNKVLEYGTSERIPFNFIPSYSPVFGGLWEAGVKSVKYHMKRVIGNAVLTFEELYTVLVQIESILNSRPLTPLSRDCNDMTYLTPAHFLTGAPFTSYPELNLMDVNVGKLSFWRQCTQMQQTFWRQWHKQYLVMLQSRPKWQNQQPNLQKGTMVLLRSDSISPLSWPVGRIVNVIPGRDNLVRALDVKTAKGFIVRTSVMKVSPLPIDYN from the coding sequence ATGGGATCTCTACCGCTTGATCGTGTTAACGTTACTCGTCCATTCCAAATTGTAGGCACCGATTATGCCGGGCCTTTCAATGTAAAGCAAACTAGAATAAGAAATCCTGTCATAACAAAAGCCTATGTAGTGATTTTTATATGCTTTATTACAAAAGCTATTCACATTGAATTAGCGTCGGATATGACAACTAATACATTTTTGTCatgttttaaaagatttataagTCGTAGAAATAAGCCTACGAAAGTATATTGTGACAATGGAAGTTACTACAAAGGTGCAGATAATGTACTAAGGGAATTGTATAATCTACTGAATTCCACAGGACACCAAAACAAGGTATTAGAATATGGTACCTCTGAAAGGATTCCATTCAATTTTATTCCTTCTTATAGCCCAGTATTTGGTGGTCTGTGGGAGGCAGGAGTTAAAAGCGTTAAATACCACATGAAACGTGTAATTGGAAATGCGGTACTCACTTTTGAGGAATTGTACACGGTGCTTGTACAAATTGAAAGTATCTTAAATTCTCGCCCATTGACGCCCTTGTCAAGGGACTGTAATGACATGACTTACCTTACACCTGCACACTTCCTCACTGGTGCTCCGTTCACCTCATATCCAGAATTAAATTTAATGGATGTAAATGTAGGAAAGCTTAGCTTTTGGCGTCAGTGTACGCAAATGCAACAGACGTTTTGGCGTCAGTGGCATAAACAATATTTAGTTATGTTACAGAGCCGTCCTAAATGGCAAAATCAACAGCCAAACTTGCAGAAAGGTACTATGGTACTACTGAGGTCTGATTCTATATCACCGTTAAGTTGGCCTGTTGGACGAATTGTAAATGTCATACCGGGGAGGGATAACTTAGTTAGAGCTTTAGATGTAAAAACAGCTAAGGGGTTCATTGTTAGAACTAGTGTAATGAAAGTTTCGCCATTACCTAtagattataattaa